The window CGACCATGACCTGGAACAGGCCGGCCTCCACCCGGTTGAACTCGAATTCGGCGGCCGTGGCGCTGACGATGCGCAACTGCTCGCCCTGGACGTCCCACTGAGTGGCTTCGGTTCGGAGCGCTTCGCAAGCAATGTGGACCTCGTCGGGAGTGGGCTGGCTCATCGCTCCCCGCCCCTGTCCGAAGCCCTGTCCGTGAGGGTGGCCAGCGCGGCCAGGGCATCTCCGATGAGGGCGTCGGCCTCCCGTAGCCCCGGCTGCGGCGAGGTGAGGTGGCGGCGCGCCTGCCGGACCGCGTGCGAGAGGGCAGCGGCTATCGCGTCACCTCGGCGGTGGCGTGCCCAGCCCTCGTCGATCACACATCCGGCCAGCCCGCCAGGCGACAGTCGCACGCTGACGCGTCCACTGTCGTTCGATCCGTCACCGTCCGCGGTCGACGGCTGGGACGTGTTTCGCCGGGTGTCCTGGAGCAGGCGCAGGATCCGCTCGCCCAACTCCAGGTCCTCATCAGGGGCGCGCTGCGTTCGCGGCTGCTGCGCCGGCGAGTTCATCGGCATCGGGCGGCGTTCCGGAGCCTCGTGGGCATCCCGCTGCCGCCACCAGCCGCTGCCGTCCA of the Actinoplanes sichuanensis genome contains:
- a CDS encoding YbaB/EbfC family nucleoid-associated protein; the protein is MTRRLEGLQRRAEELERLASVAHTAAPKSAEGVDASGCVRIVIGPDRLPLQIHIRDRWQDRLDAGSLADAVLEANTDAVRSAYRIWCDRLDGSGWWRQRDAHEAPERRPMPMNSPAQQPRTQRAPDEDLELGERILRLLQDTRRNTSQPSTADGDGSNDSGRVSVRLSPGGLAGCVIDEGWARHRRGDAIAAALSHAVRQARRHLTSPQPGLREADALIGDALAALATLTDRASDRGGER
- a CDS encoding type VII secretion target, producing MSQPTPDEVHIACEALRTEATQWDVQGEQLRIVSATAAEFEFNRVEAGLFQVMVGAYNDVINAVSARCGEGAAAMVEVAATLRRAADIYEAEDRLGEHRIRDIY